Proteins co-encoded in one Hyla sarda isolate aHylSar1 chromosome 4, aHylSar1.hap1, whole genome shotgun sequence genomic window:
- the LOC130367379 gene encoding uncharacterized protein LOC130367379, translated as MGGRSRAKRKKKQPAPTVPPLSGIARYFASQPSDRTDQPVVRPSDAIPQQQQFEAGRRSEQALHAASAASDPADSAAHTACRQRETGDNTQDSAPGFDNAPCAILEVSAAASLQHQCSATSRPPLLPSPAAPQRPAQTCAVQHPVTYWCGTALNLETPSPLTSTSLPECLSASVRPPMPGHQPAKKLGPAIQPISTNLYVTQIGMGSSQSTDDNPVGQSAIPASPAPDHSLMPQPEHQVLPAPEFHQGLQPESPTPNNTSPDTIASSMAAGPAAMNPQSAGPSPSLPSPATGQHVSREIQYTNPASMTPLLPTCQDSGNAQQSQDGDWRLVEKQHKSQGTLRTPPVRGAAASPQLPVLPEKVPGPPACDITDWANEMYSDGSNSDRDSQDSSVDSDAPEYWGKSPPAKKKLFKTPMKVRHNKRRSRDHSSSEDSHTPTEDAPHRSAPSRQQMPAITATLQSHVPPPTFPLTPEMALSTLQGHPELQALLTLIPTKADLATLATDLKLAWNRDLEPVKAEVSNLHKKVQRLEDFCSTTTTHLQKLQEATEKLTLQQIHTIDHLDDLDNRNRRNNLRIKGLPETVLPQNLPDTLQRLFNELLKKPPYSNIELDSAHRALRAKHPDPKKPRDVVCRVHHFLQKEAIQPLLTLLQNSKIVYRWGFPFSLIAKYGPNISTLKRPEDLPAFLEALSVCLSGKPCSYLPFLLHRKTVLIDLRETVHPRSPQVSRCSKDRNVKPELPI; from the coding sequence ATGGGTGGTAGATCTCGTGCCAAACGGAAGAAGAAGCAACCTGCACCCACTGTGCCTCCTCTGAGCGGTATCGCCCGCTATTTCGCATCTCAGCCATCCGATCGGACCGACCAACCTGTGGTGCGGCCTTCAGACGCCATTCCCCAACAACAGCAGTTCGAGGCGGGGAGAAGGAGTGAGCAGGCGCTCCACGCGGCGTCTGCAGCAAGTGACCCCGCTGACAGTGCAGCTCACACGGcctgcagacagagagagaccggCGACAATACACAGGACTCTGCTCCGGGCTTTGACAACGCGCCGTGCGCGATACTGGAAGTAAGTGCCGCCGCCTCCCTCCAGCACCAGTGCTCGGCTACCTCACGGCCTCCACTGCTGCCATCTCCTGCTGCGCCACAGCGTCCGGCACAGACCTGTGCCGTCCAGCACCCGGTCACCTACTGGTGCGGAACTGCACTTAACTTAGAGACTCCTTCCCCACTTACCTCCACATCCCTACCTGAGTGCTTATCTGCCTCTGTCAGACCACCAATGCCCGGGCATCAACCCGCTAAGAAGCTAGGCCCTGCCATACAGCCTATATCCACCAACCTCTATGTGACACAGATAGGGATGGGATCCTCACAGTCTACTGATGACAACCCAGTAGGGCAGTCTGCAATACCTGCCTCCCCGGCTCCTGACCACAGCTTGATGCCACAACCTGAACATCAGGTACTTCCTGCACCTGAATTTCACCAGGGCTTGCAGCCTGAGTCCCCAACTCCCAATAATACATCACCCGACACAATAGCCTCCTCCATGGCTGCCGGTCCTGCCGCAATGAATCCACAGTCTGCTGGCCCCTCGCCATCCTTGCCGTCTCCTGCCACTGGCCAACACGTTTCACGTGAGATCCAGTATACGAATCCTGCATCTATGACACCTTTATTACCTACCTGCCAGGACTCGGGGaatgcccagcagtcacaagatgGCGATTGGAGGCTGGTTGAGAAACAACATAAATCGCAAGGGACTTTACGTACACCACCTGTACGCGGAGCGGCTGCGTCACCCCAGCTACCTGTGCTCCCAGAAAAGGTTCCTGGCCCTCCGGCATGCGACATAACTGACTGGGCCAATGAAATGTACTCTGATGGCTCCAACTCTGATAGAGACTCTCAAGACTCATCTGTGGATAGTGACGCCCCTGAGTACTGGGGTAAAAGTCCCCctgcaaagaaaaaattattcaaGACCCCGATGAAAGTGAGACATAATAAACGCCGCTCCCGTGACCATTCATCCTCTGAGGACTCTCATACTCCAACGGAGGATGCCCCTCATAGGTCTGCACCCTCTAGACAGCAGATGCCAGCCATAACTGCCACGCTTCAGTCACATGTGCCGCCTCCTACCTTTCCACTTACTCCTGAGATGGCGCTCTCGACATTGCAGGGACACCCTGAATTGCAAGCACTCTTGACCCTGATCCCCACTAAAGCTGACTTGGCAACGCTGGCGACCGATCTCAAACTTGCTTGGAACCGTGACCTGGAACCCGTTAAGGCTGAGGTGTCTAACTTACATAAGAAGGTCCAGAGACTGGAGGATTTTTGCTCTACTACTACAACCCACCTCCAGAAACTACAGGAAGCCACAGAGAAATTGACATTACAGCAAATCCACACAATTGATCACTTGGACGATCTTGATAATAGGAATCGGCGCAATAATCTTAGGATCAAGGGCCTTCCGGAAACAGTTCTACCTCAGAACTTGCCAGATACATTGCAACGTCTCTTTAATGAACTACTAAAGAAACCGCCGTATTCGAACATAGAACTGGATAGTGCTCACAGGGCTCTCAGAGCGAAACATCCTGATCCGAAAAAGCCTCGTGATGTTGTCTGCAGAGTGCATCATTTTCTCCAGAAAGAGGCAATCCAACCGTTGCTGACTCTGTtacaaaattctaaaattgtttacagatggggcttccccttCTCTCTGATTGCAAAGTATGGACCCAATATCTCTACGCTCAAGAGACCGGAAGATTTGCCTGCGTTCCTTGAAGCCTTGTCAGTCTGCCTGAGTGGGAAGCCTTGTTCTTATCTCCCCTTCCTACTGCACCGCAAAACCGTCCTGATCGATCTCCGAGAGACCGTCCATCCGAGGTCACCACAAGTGTCCCGCTGCAGCAAAGATCGAAACGTAAAACCTGAGCTGCCTATCTGA